In Blautia sp. SC05B48, a single genomic region encodes these proteins:
- the tsaE gene encoding tRNA (adenosine(37)-N6)-threonylcarbamoyltransferase complex ATPase subunit type 1 TsaE: MVIETHDPEETFEVGRTIGMNAKPGQIYTLTGDLGVGKTVFTQGVAAGLGITEPVNSPTFTIIQEYEDGRLPFYHFDVYRIGDLEEMEEIGYDDYFFGQGICLIEWAELIEEILPEKRIEVTIEKDLEKGFEYRKITIEERGEKTE, translated from the coding sequence ATGGTCATAGAAACGCATGATCCTGAGGAAACATTCGAGGTCGGAAGAACGATCGGAATGAATGCGAAACCGGGACAAATCTACACACTGACAGGCGATCTCGGAGTTGGAAAAACCGTGTTTACACAGGGAGTGGCAGCAGGTCTTGGAATTACAGAACCTGTAAACAGCCCTACATTTACCATTATCCAGGAATATGAAGACGGACGTCTGCCATTTTATCATTTTGATGTATATCGTATCGGGGATCTGGAAGAGATGGAAGAGATCGGATACGATGATTATTTTTTCGGGCAGGGAATCTGTCTGATCGAATGGGCGGAGCTCATTGAGGAGATCCTGCCGGAAAAAAGGATCGAAGTTACCATTGAAAAAGATCTTGAGAAGGGTTTTGAATACAGAAAGATCACCATTGAGGAGAGAGGAGAAAAGACAGAATGA
- the hprK gene encoding HPr(Ser) kinase/phosphatase yields MKGVQLTKMVQELELNNLTPEIDLSGIVIKTAEINRPALQLTGYLEHFANERVQIIGYVEYTYLMQLNEEERRFKYERFISSKIPCVIFSTMTRPSQDMIDLAVKYNVPTFVTERTTSSFMAEIIRWLGVQLAPCISIHGVLVDVYGEGILITGESGIGKSEAALELIKRGHRLVSDDVVEIRKVSDVTLVGSAPDITRHFIELRGIGIIDVKTLFGVESVKDTQSIDLVIKLEEWDRDKEYDRLGLHEEYTEYLGNKVVCHSLPIRPGRNLAIIVEAAAVNHRQKKMGYNAAEALYKRVQANLAKKRENPDDEE; encoded by the coding sequence ATGAAGGGTGTACAGTTGACAAAAATGGTACAGGAACTGGAGCTTAATAATCTGACTCCGGAGATCGACCTGTCAGGCATCGTGATCAAGACTGCGGAGATCAACAGACCTGCGCTTCAGCTTACCGGATATCTGGAGCATTTTGCCAATGAACGAGTTCAGATCATCGGATATGTAGAGTATACGTATCTGATGCAGCTTAATGAGGAGGAGAGACGTTTTAAATATGAACGTTTCATTTCCAGCAAGATCCCATGTGTCATTTTCAGTACCATGACCCGTCCGTCTCAGGATATGATCGATCTGGCTGTTAAATATAATGTTCCGACATTCGTGACAGAAAGAACAACTTCCAGCTTTATGGCAGAGATCATCCGCTGGCTGGGCGTGCAGCTTGCACCATGTATTTCGATTCATGGTGTGCTGGTTGATGTTTACGGCGAGGGAATCCTGATCACAGGTGAGAGCGGTATCGGTAAGAGTGAGGCAGCCCTGGAGCTGATCAAGAGAGGCCATCGTCTTGTCAGTGATGATGTTGTTGAGATCCGTAAGGTCAGTGACGTAACACTGGTGGGATCTGCACCGGATATCACACGTCACTTTATCGAACTTCGTGGTATCGGTATCATTGATGTAAAAACACTGTTCGGTGTTGAGAGCGTTAAGGATACCCAGTCTATCGATCTTGTGATCAAGCTTGAGGAGTGGGACAGAGACAAGGAATACGATCGTCTTGGACTGCATGAGGAGTATACAGAGTACCTTGGAAATAAGGTGGTATGCCATTCTCTTCCGATCCGTCCGGGCCGTAACCTGGCGATCATCGTTGAGGCAGCGGCTGTCAACCACAGACAGAAGAAGATGGGATACAATGCGGCAGAGGCTCTGTACAAGCGTGTACAGGCAAATCTTGCGAAAAAAAGAGAAAATCCGGATGACGAAGAATAA
- the rimI gene encoding ribosomal protein S18-alanine N-acetyltransferase: MILREMLVDDLDQVMEIEEELFSVPWTKEGFLTFLMKENGMFLVVEEKDRILGYCGLLTVLDEGDVTNVAVRRDRQREGIGNFLMESMIRLAEERGITMIHLEVRAGNETAIRLYERQGFVRDGLRKGYYTDPTEDAVLMTRTAVSE; the protein is encoded by the coding sequence ATGATCTTAAGAGAAATGCTTGTGGATGACCTGGATCAGGTTATGGAGATCGAAGAGGAGCTTTTTTCAGTCCCCTGGACAAAAGAGGGATTTCTGACATTTCTTATGAAAGAGAATGGGATGTTTCTTGTTGTGGAAGAAAAGGACCGGATCCTGGGATATTGCGGTCTTCTTACGGTGCTGGATGAGGGGGATGTGACCAATGTGGCTGTCCGCAGAGACCGTCAGAGAGAGGGAATCGGAAATTTCCTTATGGAAAGCATGATCCGTCTGGCAGAAGAGCGTGGGATCACCATGATCCATCTGGAGGTCCGGGCAGGAAATGAGACTGCGATCCGGCTTTATGAACGTCAGGGATTTGTGCGGGATGGCCTGCGAAAGGGATACTATACAGATCCCACAGAGGATGCTGTTCTTATGACACGCACTGCAGTTTCTGAATAG
- the tsaB gene encoding tRNA (adenosine(37)-N6)-threonylcarbamoyltransferase complex dimerization subunit type 1 TsaB produces the protein MRVLALDSSGIVASVAVVEDDTLVAEYTVNYKKTHSQTLLPMLDEIVKMTELDLKTIDAIAVAKGPGSFTGLRIGSATAKGLGLALDKPLVGIPTVEALAYNLYDVNGLICPIMDARRKQVYTGIYRYEDHRLMTVKDQMAVGIEELLSMLNDMGEAVTFLGDGVPVFKNTIADMLTVPFSFAPAHLSRQRAGAVGALGILYYKEGRTETAAEHKPDYLRVSQAERERAQKLKKGSEGENA, from the coding sequence ATGAGAGTTTTGGCACTGGACAGTTCCGGAATCGTGGCATCTGTAGCCGTTGTGGAGGACGATACACTGGTAGCGGAATATACAGTTAATTACAAGAAAACACATTCCCAGACTCTTCTTCCCATGCTGGATGAGATCGTGAAGATGACAGAGCTGGATCTGAAGACTATTGACGCTATTGCGGTAGCCAAGGGACCGGGCTCTTTCACCGGACTCCGTATTGGCTCTGCTACAGCCAAGGGACTTGGACTTGCCCTTGACAAACCACTGGTCGGGATTCCGACAGTGGAGGCACTGGCCTATAATCTCTATGATGTAAACGGGCTGATCTGTCCGATCATGGATGCTAGAAGAAAGCAGGTTTATACGGGAATCTACCGTTACGAAGATCACAGGCTCATGACGGTAAAGGATCAGATGGCAGTGGGAATCGAGGAGCTTCTTTCCATGCTGAATGATATGGGAGAAGCCGTAACATTTCTCGGAGACGGAGTCCCGGTATTTAAAAATACCATCGCAGATATGCTTACTGTACCGTTTTCTTTTGCACCGGCCCATCTTTCCAGACAGAGAGCAGGTGCTGTAGGTGCACTAGGTATCCTTTATTATAAAGAAGGCAGAACCGAGACAGCGGCTGAGCACAAACCGGATTATCTCCGCGTCTCACAGGCTGAGCGGGAGCGTGCCCAGAAATTGAAAAAAGGATCAGAAGGGGAAAACGCATGA
- a CDS encoding ROK family glucokinase has product MRTYCFGIDVGGTTVKCGLFRTDGTLVEKWEIPTRKENNGDQILPDVAAAVNAKMEEKGISKEDVEGVGIGVPGPVNSKGEVSCAVNLYWGYKNVVGEMEELTGLHAEAGNDANVAALGEAWKGAAAGSSDVIMVTLGTGVGGGIIVDGKIVTGHHGAGGEIGHANVDHHETEACNCGNRGCLEQYASATGIVRMAKKELAASGENSVLRDAGEISAKAVLDAFKENDPVAVATMEKVGEQLGGALAIICCVTDPETIVVGGGVSKAGQPLIDCIRKYYREYAFESCKDTPIVIATLGNDAGIYGAARMVL; this is encoded by the coding sequence ATGAGAACATATTGTTTTGGAATCGATGTAGGTGGAACAACTGTAAAATGCGGACTTTTCCGCACGGATGGTACTCTTGTTGAGAAATGGGAGATTCCCACCCGTAAAGAAAATAATGGAGATCAGATTCTTCCTGATGTGGCAGCAGCAGTAAATGCCAAGATGGAAGAAAAGGGTATCTCCAAAGAGGATGTGGAAGGCGTCGGAATCGGTGTTCCGGGACCGGTAAACTCCAAAGGAGAAGTATCATGTGCAGTAAATCTCTACTGGGGATATAAGAACGTTGTTGGAGAGATGGAAGAACTTACAGGCCTTCATGCTGAAGCCGGAAATGACGCCAATGTAGCGGCATTGGGAGAGGCATGGAAGGGTGCTGCAGCAGGCTCCTCCGATGTGATCATGGTAACACTTGGAACAGGTGTAGGCGGTGGTATCATTGTTGACGGAAAGATCGTGACCGGACATCATGGTGCCGGCGGCGAGATCGGACATGCCAATGTGGATCATCATGAAACAGAAGCCTGCAACTGCGGAAACAGGGGCTGTCTGGAACAGTATGCTTCTGCGACCGGAATTGTCCGCATGGCAAAAAAAGAGCTTGCAGCTTCCGGTGAGAACAGTGTTCTCAGAGATGCCGGAGAGATTTCAGCAAAAGCAGTTCTGGACGCATTTAAGGAGAATGATCCGGTAGCTGTAGCAACCATGGAAAAGGTCGGAGAGCAGCTGGGTGGTGCTCTTGCCATTATTTGCTGTGTGACAGATCCGGAGACCATTGTTGTCGGCGGAGGAGTTTCCAAGGCCGGACAGCCGCTTATTGACTGTATCCGGAAATATTACAGAGAGTATGCTTTTGAATCCTGCAAGGATACTCCTATCGTGATCGCGACACTTGGCAATGATGCAGGAATCTACGGTGCAGCCAGGATGGTACTTTAA
- the tsaD gene encoding tRNA (adenosine(37)-N6)-threonylcarbamoyltransferase complex transferase subunit TsaD, translating into MKDTLILGIESSCDETAASVVKNGRTVLSNVISSQIEIHKLYGGVVPEIASRNHIERINQVIQEALDEANVTLDDIDAIGVTYGPGLVGALLVGVAEAKAIAYARNLPLVGVHHIEGHVSANYIEHPDLEPPFLCAIVSGGHTHLVIVKDYGQFEILGRTRDDAAGEAFDKVARAIGLGYPGGPKIDRLAKEGNPYAIEFPRAKIGENPYDFSFSGVKSAVLNYLNGAKMKGEEVNRADIAASFQKAVVDVLVEHTMQAAADFGMKKVAIAGGVASNGALRTAMEKACTEHGYKFYRPSPIFCTDNAAMIGVAAYYEYIRGTRHSWDLNAVPNLKLGER; encoded by the coding sequence ATGAAAGATACATTAATTCTTGGTATTGAGAGCTCCTGTGATGAAACAGCAGCCTCCGTTGTAAAAAACGGAAGGACTGTCTTATCAAATGTGATTTCTTCACAGATCGAGATCCATAAACTGTATGGAGGTGTTGTACCGGAGATCGCCTCCAGAAATCATATAGAAAGGATCAATCAGGTCATCCAGGAAGCACTGGACGAGGCAAACGTCACTCTGGATGATATTGATGCTATCGGTGTAACCTATGGACCGGGGCTTGTCGGTGCACTTCTTGTAGGTGTGGCAGAAGCCAAGGCTATTGCCTATGCAAGAAACTTGCCGCTGGTAGGCGTGCATCATATAGAAGGACATGTTTCTGCCAACTATATTGAGCATCCGGATCTGGAACCGCCGTTTCTCTGTGCCATTGTATCCGGTGGACACACCCATCTTGTTATTGTGAAGGATTACGGTCAGTTTGAGATCCTGGGCCGAACCAGAGACGATGCGGCAGGAGAGGCATTTGATAAGGTTGCACGTGCCATTGGGCTCGGATATCCAGGAGGTCCGAAGATCGACAGGCTGGCAAAGGAAGGAAATCCGTATGCTATTGAGTTTCCACGTGCAAAAATCGGTGAAAATCCATATGATTTCAGCTTCAGCGGCGTGAAGTCTGCAGTTCTTAATTATTTAAACGGGGCAAAAATGAAAGGTGAGGAAGTAAACCGTGCAGATATCGCAGCATCCTTCCAGAAGGCGGTTGTTGATGTACTGGTAGAGCATACCATGCAGGCAGCAGCTGATTTTGGCATGAAAAAGGTTGCTATTGCAGGAGGTGTTGCTTCCAATGGAGCACTTCGCACTGCTATGGAAAAAGCGTGTACAGAACATGGATACAAATTTTACCGTCCGTCACCGATCTTCTGTACGGATAACGCAGCGATGATCGGAGTGGCAGCTTACTATGAATATATCAGGGGAACACGCCACAGCTGGGATCTGAATGCGGTTCCGAACCTGAAGCTTGGCGAAAGATAA
- a CDS encoding peptidylprolyl isomerase translates to MANPIVTITMDNGDVMKAELYPEVAPNTVNNFISLIKKGFYDGLIFHRVINGFMIQGGCPDGTGMGGPGYSIKGEFSQNRFKNDLKHTPGVLSMARAMNPNSAGSQFFIMHKAAPHLDGSYAAFGQIIEGMDVVNAIAETDTDYSDRPLDEQKISSVTVDTFGVDYPEPEKC, encoded by the coding sequence ATGGCAAATCCTATCGTTACCATCACAATGGATAATGGCGATGTAATGAAAGCGGAATTATATCCGGAAGTTGCCCCAAACACAGTAAATAACTTCATCAGCCTTATTAAAAAAGGCTTTTATGATGGCCTGATCTTCCACCGTGTCATCAACGGCTTTATGATCCAGGGCGGATGCCCGGACGGAACCGGTATGGGTGGCCCGGGATACAGCATCAAGGGTGAGTTCTCTCAGAACCGTTTCAAAAACGACCTGAAGCATACACCAGGTGTTCTCTCCATGGCAAGAGCCATGAATCCGAACTCTGCCGGAAGCCAGTTCTTTATCATGCACAAGGCTGCTCCGCATCTTGACGGAAGCTATGCTGCATTCGGTCAGATCATTGAGGGTATGGATGTTGTAAATGCTATCGCAGAGACAGACACGGACTACAGTGACCGTCCTCTTGACGAGCAGAAGATCAGCTCCGTGACTGTTGATACCTTTGGTGTGGATTATCCGGAACCGGAGAAATGCTGA
- a CDS encoding transglycosylase domain-containing protein: MNYGKRSTSKKRNALISRTSMLEKRAHVSFIRVLFTALIAVCVMVVCLGIGSFRGVIAGAPDVNDVDISPLGYATFLYDDQGTQIRQLSAPTSNRLPVSLDQIPVSLQHAVVAIEDERFYEHNGIDVRGIARAAMKAVTTGNFSEGASTITQQLLKNNVFTDWTNESTQLERFTRKFQEQYLAVQIEKKYDKNVILENYLNTINLGAGSYGVQAASKKYFNKDVWDLNLSECATLAGITQNPTKFNPITNPKANSKRRKEVLDHMLDQNYISQDEYNAALNDDVYSRIQAAQLENTEEESTVYTYFEDEVTNQVISDLMNIKGYTKTQATNLLYSGGLKIMTTLDSNMQQILDEEYANPDNYPANVQYELDYALTVQGPDGKQTNYSKEMLQLYFRDQDPEFDLLFDSPEEGQQYVDQYKANILADGSTVVSERVNFAPQPQSSMTVIDQHSGYVKALIGGRGEKTASLTLNRATDTTRQPGSTFKIVSTYAPALNEKGDTLATTFMDEPYEYPDGSPVNNASRSYGGETTIRKAIQNSINVVAVKCLEQVTPALGLKYLDDFGFTTLAHGTEADKDANGNIWSDANLATALGGITKGVKNVELCAAYAAIANGGNYIKPIYYTQILDHDGNVLIENSSVSRSVIKDSTAYLLTSAMEDVVKKGTGTACQLDNMTVAGKTGTTEDYNDLWFVGYTPYYTCAVWSGYDNNEKIPEDARNFHKNLWKKVMTRIHEGLEDRDFDMPSSVEKASVCAETGLLPRSGCPTITEYFDISSLPTEYCDQHFYGSSDYDEEDYYYNEDTDADTDAAAEAIPSAAPDSTDNSDDGSDDGSDDGSENTGDDTDNSGTDDNTGGDDGSDDTGEDPVEYYE, encoded by the coding sequence ATGAACTACGGAAAAAGATCCACTTCCAAGAAGCGGAATGCTCTGATCTCCCGTACTTCCATGCTGGAAAAAAGAGCACATGTTTCGTTTATCCGGGTTTTATTTACAGCTCTGATCGCAGTCTGCGTCATGGTTGTCTGCCTTGGTATCGGCTCCTTCCGGGGCGTGATCGCCGGAGCACCTGACGTCAACGATGTGGATATTTCACCTCTCGGATATGCAACCTTCCTGTATGATGACCAGGGAACACAGATCCGACAGCTTTCAGCCCCTACATCCAACCGTCTTCCGGTCTCCCTGGACCAGATCCCGGTCAGTCTGCAGCATGCAGTGGTAGCCATTGAGGATGAGCGTTTTTATGAACATAACGGTATTGATGTCCGCGGTATCGCACGTGCCGCAATGAAGGCGGTCACCACCGGTAACTTTTCCGAGGGTGCCAGTACCATCACACAGCAGCTTCTGAAGAATAATGTTTTCACTGACTGGACCAACGAATCCACACAGCTGGAACGTTTCACACGTAAGTTCCAGGAGCAGTACCTTGCTGTACAGATTGAAAAAAAATATGACAAAAATGTGATTCTTGAGAATTACCTGAATACCATTAACCTGGGTGCAGGTTCCTACGGTGTACAGGCCGCTTCCAAAAAATACTTTAACAAAGACGTATGGGATCTGAATCTTTCTGAATGTGCCACCCTTGCCGGCATCACGCAGAACCCTACCAAATTCAATCCGATCACCAATCCAAAAGCGAACTCTAAGAGACGTAAGGAAGTCCTGGATCACATGCTGGATCAGAATTACATCTCACAGGATGAATATAATGCAGCACTGAATGATGACGTTTATTCCCGTATCCAGGCCGCACAGCTTGAGAACACCGAAGAAGAAAGTACTGTTTACACGTATTTCGAAGATGAGGTTACCAATCAGGTCATCAGCGACCTGATGAACATTAAAGGATATACCAAGACACAGGCTACCAATCTTCTTTACAGCGGTGGTCTGAAGATCATGACAACCCTGGATTCCAACATGCAGCAGATCCTTGATGAGGAATATGCGAACCCTGACAACTATCCGGCCAATGTTCAGTATGAACTGGATTATGCACTGACTGTACAAGGTCCGGATGGAAAACAGACCAACTACAGCAAAGAAATGCTGCAGCTGTATTTCCGCGATCAGGATCCGGAATTTGATCTTCTCTTTGATTCTCCTGAGGAAGGTCAGCAGTATGTGGATCAGTACAAGGCCAACATCCTAGCAGACGGAAGCACCGTAGTATCTGAGCGTGTAAACTTTGCGCCACAGCCACAGTCTTCCATGACTGTCATTGACCAGCATAGCGGTTACGTAAAAGCCCTGATCGGAGGCCGTGGCGAAAAAACAGCCAGCCTGACCCTGAACCGTGCCACTGATACGACCAGACAGCCTGGTTCTACCTTTAAGATTGTTTCCACCTATGCACCGGCGTTAAACGAAAAAGGCGATACACTTGCTACAACCTTTATGGATGAGCCTTACGAATACCCAGACGGATCTCCTGTCAACAATGCCTCAAGAAGCTATGGCGGTGAGACCACCATCCGTAAAGCGATCCAGAATTCCATCAATGTTGTAGCTGTTAAATGTCTGGAACAGGTTACCCCGGCTCTCGGCCTTAAATATCTGGATGATTTCGGTTTCACCACACTGGCTCACGGAACTGAGGCAGATAAAGATGCCAACGGAAATATCTGGAGTGACGCCAACCTGGCTACTGCTCTTGGCGGTATCACCAAAGGTGTCAAGAACGTGGAGCTTTGTGCTGCATATGCAGCCATTGCCAATGGCGGAAACTATATCAAACCGATCTATTATACACAGATCCTTGATCATGACGGAAATGTTCTGATCGAGAACTCCTCCGTTTCCAGATCTGTGATCAAAGACAGTACTGCTTATCTTCTTACAAGCGCCATGGAAGACGTTGTAAAAAAAGGTACCGGTACCGCCTGCCAGCTGGACAATATGACTGTAGCCGGAAAAACAGGTACTACAGAGGACTACAATGACCTGTGGTTTGTAGGCTACACACCGTACTACACCTGTGCAGTATGGTCCGGCTATGACAACAACGAAAAAATTCCGGAAGATGCCCGTAACTTCCACAAAAACCTCTGGAAAAAGGTTATGACCCGTATCCACGAAGGCCTGGAGGACAGAGATTTCGATATGCCTTCCAGTGTGGAAAAAGCCAGTGTCTGCGCAGAAACCGGTCTTCTTCCCAGATCCGGATGCCCGACTATCACAGAGTATTTTGATATCTCCAGTCTTCCCACCGAATACTGCGATCAGCATTTCTACGGCAGCAGCGATTACGATGAAGAGGACTATTATTATAACGAAGATACGGACGCCGATACCGATGCAGCAGCTGAAGCGATTCCAAGCGCAGCTCCGGACAGTACTGACAATTCCGATGATGGTTCCGATGACGGTTCCGATGACGGTTCCGAGAATACCGGTGATGATACTGACAATTCCGGAACAGACGACAACACCGGTGGCGATGATGGCAGCGATGACACCGGCGAAGATCCGGTAGAATATTATGAATGA
- a CDS encoding ribonuclease Z: MLDVCLLGCGGMMPLPRRWLTALMTRYNGSSLMIDCGEGTQVAIKEKGWSFKPIDVICFTHYHGDHISGLPGLLLTMGNADRTEPLTLVGPRGLERVVSALRVIAPELPFEIKFIEITKPEEVLELNGYRITAFRVNHNVTCYGYTLEILRQGKFSPDSAREHEIPLKFWNPLQKGQTVEDEGRIYTPDMVLGPPRKGIKLTYTTDTRPTESILRNAKDSDLFICEGMYGEDDKIEKAKGYKHMTFREAATLARDAEVGEMWLTHYSPSLVRPDDYMDTVREIFPKAWPGKDGKSVELNFEED; this comes from the coding sequence ATGTTAGATGTTTGTTTACTTGGCTGCGGAGGAATGATGCCGCTGCCACGCAGATGGCTTACCGCGCTGATGACCCGTTATAACGGCAGCAGTCTGATGATCGATTGCGGGGAAGGCACCCAGGTGGCCATTAAAGAAAAGGGCTGGAGCTTCAAGCCTATTGATGTGATCTGTTTTACCCATTATCATGGGGATCATATCAGCGGACTTCCGGGACTCCTTCTGACTATGGGAAATGCAGACCGCACAGAACCGCTGACTCTGGTAGGCCCAAGAGGACTGGAACGTGTGGTAAGCGCACTTCGTGTGATCGCACCGGAGCTGCCCTTTGAAATTAAATTTATCGAGATCACGAAACCGGAGGAAGTTCTGGAACTGAATGGTTACCGGATCACTGCATTTCGGGTGAACCATAATGTTACATGCTATGGATATACCCTTGAGATCCTGCGCCAGGGAAAATTTTCTCCTGACAGTGCCAGAGAGCATGAGATCCCGCTGAAATTCTGGAATCCGCTGCAGAAGGGACAGACCGTTGAGGATGAAGGAAGGATCTACACACCGGATATGGTGCTTGGTCCGCCGAGAAAAGGGATCAAGCTTACCTATACCACAGATACCAGACCGACAGAGTCTATTTTACGTAATGCAAAAGACTCCGATCTTTTTATCTGTGAGGGAATGTACGGTGAAGATGACAAGATCGAAAAGGCAAAAGGCTACAAACACATGACGTTTCGTGAAGCGGCTACTCTTGCCCGTGATGCGGAAGTGGGGGAAATGTGGCTGACCCATTACAGCCCTTCTCTGGTACGTCCGGATGATTACATGGATACAGTACGTGAGATCTTTCCGAAGGCATGGCCGGGAAAAGACGGGAAGAGTGTGGAACTGAATTTTGAAGAGGACTGA
- a CDS encoding YigZ family protein gives MLEHYKTIYEGGEGELVEKKSRFIATVRPVETEEEALAFIEEMKKKYWDARHNCYVYSVGMNREATRCSDDGEPSGTAGRPMLDVLLGAGIYNAAIVVTRYFGGVLLGTGGLVRAYSGAVQAGLAASTVIEKHHGISLQVTTDYTGIGKIQYIAGERSLPILDSEYTDKVVLKLLVPDDQIEEVKKTITEGTNGRAGLEKDAELYFAKVNGEVKTFEK, from the coding sequence ATGCTGGAACATTATAAAACCATATACGAAGGTGGCGAAGGCGAACTTGTGGAAAAAAAATCCCGTTTTATCGCAACCGTCCGTCCTGTGGAAACTGAAGAAGAGGCCCTTGCCTTTATCGAAGAAATGAAAAAAAAATACTGGGATGCACGTCATAACTGCTATGTATATTCCGTAGGGATGAACCGGGAAGCCACCCGCTGCAGTGATGACGGAGAACCATCCGGAACAGCCGGAAGGCCTATGCTGGATGTGCTGCTGGGAGCTGGGATCTATAACGCAGCCATTGTGGTGACCAGATATTTTGGAGGTGTCCTTCTTGGGACAGGAGGGCTTGTGCGGGCATATTCCGGTGCAGTCCAGGCAGGACTGGCGGCAAGTACTGTCATTGAAAAGCATCATGGGATATCCCTTCAGGTAACGACGGATTATACAGGAATCGGAAAGATCCAGTATATCGCAGGAGAAAGAAGTCTGCCGATTCTGGATTCCGAATATACCGATAAGGTTGTCCTGAAACTTTTGGTGCCGGATGACCAGATCGAAGAGGTAAAGAAGACGATCACAGAGGGAACAAACGGAAGAGCCGGACTTGAGAAAGATGCAGAGCTGTATTTTGCAAAAGTAAACGGAGAAGTGAAGACCTTCGAAAAATAA